The following proteins are co-located in the Syngnathus scovelli strain Florida chromosome 5, RoL_Ssco_1.2, whole genome shotgun sequence genome:
- the rnf38 gene encoding E3 ubiquitin-protein ligase RNF38 produces the protein MPIAATGQPTTQEPRVCPRLPSTPEPVPKGADLFEEAGAAESAERTEYGGAEGARGVGGYSYSHSGSRSLQPAFTDSSPPQSPAASSSFLFHPFHGHQMAMEPPRTRSRSRSGYYQQYNGGNGITGSGVIGMNQQNHHHQQQQQQQQQQQQQHSAGGCTPLGAHSSQAEIQQRALGSNASPGIQRLPPVLGALRIPTEGASDVSYHCHQEHAYRERDKSEESPSPKRQRLSSHAVLEQLTSSAPPPSTPSPPIRPWELGPPSRRPSHPHAHYHQERSLTPARHRRSPPVRRQRGRLLRPTRHLPPHHHPSTQGPGPHPLPSELQDENFQRNPHSSPHQTYPTHTYSHPPPHGSGGPEDPRAFHPPTLSPRLLHPAAHHHHHHHHHHQQQQQQQHHATSQQGAMVLDLHEQLQQGTVPVSYTMTPVAPHGLAAPLCNGQHLPPSCSSQQQVPACSVVFSTGQHYHPMLQACSMQHLPVPYAFPSLLSSDPQFLLSPPPHLAHHPPHLHAHSQFLPFQTQQPRSPLQRIENEVELLGEQLSVGGGFGYGHHHHHHHQPPSTLPPSTPLQFLSHHDPLSQELFTVPYSHFMPRRFTSRRYPARSQQAVPPSSYHPSFLPYFLSMLPVPPNVAPAISLELDVDDGEVENYEALLNLAERLGEAKPRGLTKADIEQLPSYRFNPNNHQSEQTLCVVCMCDFESRQLLRVLPCNHEFHAKCVDKWLKANRTCPICRADASEVQRDSE, from the exons ATGCCAATCGCAGCCACTGGCCAGCCAACGACTCAAGAGCCCAGAGTGTGCCCCCGGCTGCCTTCCACCCCTGAACCGGTCCCTAAAGGGGCTGATTTATTTGAAGAGGCGGGGGCGGCGGAGTCGGCGGAGCGAACAGAGTACGGGGGCGCGGAGGGGGCCAGAGGCGTCGGGGGGTATAGTTACAGCCACAGCGGCAGTCGGAGCTTACAGCCAGCATTCACCGACAGCTCTCCGCCGCAGTCTCCAGCCGCGTCCTCCTCGTTTCTCTTCCACCCCTTCCACGGCCACCAAATGGCAATGGAGCCCCCCAGGACCCGATCGCGTTCCCGGTCTGGATATTACCAGCAGTATAATGGTGGGAATGGAATTACTGGCAGCGGAGTGATAGGAATGAACCAGCAGAATCATcatcaccagcagcagcagcaacaacagcagcagcagcagcagcagcacagtgCCGGTGGTTGCACTCCCCTTGGGGCTCACAGCAGCCAAGCAGAGATCCAGCAGCGAGCTCTGGGAAGTAACGCCTCCCCTGGCATCCAGAGGCTTCCCCCTGTTCTTGGAGCTCTCCGCATCCCAACTGAAG GAGCCTCAGATGTGTCTTACCATTGCCACCAAGAGCATGCATACAGGGAGAGGGACAAG AGTGAGGAAAGCCCCAGTCCAAAGCGCCAGAGGCTGTCTAGTCATGCTGTCTTGGAACAGCTAACTTCTTCCGCACCACCGCCATCCACCCCTTCTCCCCCCATTCGCCCTTGGGAGCTGGGACCTCCAAGTAGGAGACCGTCTCACCCCCACGCACACTACCACCAAGAAAGATCCCTCACACCGGCTCGCCACAGACGCAG CCCCCCTGTCAGGCGTCAGCGTGGCCGCCTCCTCAGACCGACACGCCACTTGCCTCCCCATCATCACCCCTCGACACAAGGTCCCGGTCCCCACCCGTTGCCGTCAGAGCTCCAGGATGAGAATTTCCAACGCAACCCACATTCCTCGCCGCACCAAACGTACCCAACGCACACCTACAGTCACCCCCCTCCACATGGAAGTGGGGGTCCAGAGGATCCCCGAGCATTCCATCCTCCCACCTTGTCCCCCCGACTACTGCACCCAGCTgcgcatcaccaccaccaccaccatcatcaccatcagcagcaacagcagcagcagcatcacgcAACGTCACAGCAAGGGGCCATGGTCCTGGACTTGCATGAACAG CTTCAGCAGGGCACCGTACCAGTCTCTTACACCATGACCCCTGTCGCACCTCACGGCCTCGCAGCACCGCTGTGTAACGGTCAGCACCTTCCCCCCAGCTGCTCTTCGCAACAACAAGTTCCTGCCTGCAGTGTGGTATTCAGCACTGGACAACACTACCACCCG atGCTACAGGCTTGTTCAATGCAACATTTGCCAGTGCCATATGCCTTTCCCTCTCTGCTGTCCAGCGACCCTCAGTTTCTTCTGTCCCCTCCGCCTCATCTCGCTCATCACCCGCCGCACCTCCACGCACACAGTCAGTTCTTGCCGTTCCAGACACAACAGCCACGATCG CCCTTACAGAGGATTGAAAatgaggttgaacttcttggagAGCAACTCTCAGTCGGTGGAGGCTTTGGCTATGGCcatcaccatcaccaccaccaccagcctCCCTCCACCCTTCCGCCCTCCACACCACTCCAGTTTCTTTCACACCATGACCCCCTTTCACAAGAGCTCTTCACGGTG CCCTATTCACACTTTATGCCACGGCGATTCACCAGCCGGCGCTACCCAGCTCGTTCCCAGCAGGCTGTGCCTCCTTCAAGCTACCACCCGAGCTTCCTGCCTTACTTCCT GTCCATGCTCCCAGTCCCACCAAATGTAGCTCCAGCCATTAGTCTTGAGCTTGATGTTGATGATGGAGAGGTGGAGAACTATGAG GCCTTGCTGAATCTTGCAGAGCGTCTTGGAGAGGCCAAGCCCCGTGGCCTCACTAAGGCTGATATAGAACAGCTCCCATCGTACAGGTTCAACCCCAATAACCACCAGTCTGAACAAACACT GTGTGTGGTCTGCATGTGTGACTTTGAGTCACGCCAGCTCTTGAGGGTTCTGCCCTGCAATCATGAGTTCCATGCCAAGTGTGTAGACAAGTGGCTTAAG GCCAATCGAACGTGTCCTATCTGTCGGGCTGATGCATCCGAGGTCCAGCGGGACTCTGAGTGA